The following coding sequences lie in one Lolium perenne isolate Kyuss_39 chromosome 2, Kyuss_2.0, whole genome shotgun sequence genomic window:
- the LOC127320792 gene encoding probable xyloglucan endotransglucosylase/hydrolase protein 30: MAVAAAVTLLLFFASCMGASVFCTGAPAAGFEDVPTVPFDEGFTPLFGESNLGLSGDGTVRVTLDRHTGSGFISKHYFHHGLFSADVRLPAGHTAGVVVAFYLSNGDVFDDTHDELDFEFLGNRAGHRWRMQTNVYGNGSTARGREERYLMPFDPSAAKHRFSVLWSSDAVVFFVDGTPVREVQRRAGAGMGGDYPSKPMAVYVTIWDGSTWATENGKYTVDYRHGPFTAEFSGLVLRGCPADATGDIRQLHRATSVHRCAARERELTTAEYAVMTARKRAAMRRWRWKQTLYTVCYDTDRYPAALPECDVNAVERQMFERWGESKVAFRSRQRRVETPLAPPLVSMNMMQAD, from the coding sequence ATGGCGGTTGCAGCGGCCGTGACGCTGCTGTTGTTTTTCGCCTCCTGCATGGGCGCCTCCGTGTTCTGCACCGGGGCACCGGCAGCGGGGTTCGAGGACGTGCCGACGGTGCCCTTCGACGAGGGCTTCACCCCGCTCTTCGGCGAGTCCAACCTCGGCCTCTCCGGTGACGGCACCGTACGCGTCACCCTGGACCGCCACACCGGCTCGGGCTTCATCTCGAAGCACTACTTCCACCACGGCCTCTTTAGCGCTGACGTGCGGCTCCCCGCTGGTCACACCGCGGGGGTCGTCGTTGCCTTCTACCTCTCCAACGGCGACGTGTTCGACGACACCCACGACGAACTGGACTTCGAGTTCCTCGGCAACCGCGCGGGACACCGGTGGCGGATGCAGACCAACGTGTACGGCAACGGCAGCACCGCCCGGGGCCGGGAGGAGAGGTACCTCATGCCGTTCGACCCCTCCGCAGCCAAGCACAGGTTCTCGGTGCTCTGGTCGTCCGACGCCGTCGTCTTCTTCGTCGACGGCACGCCCGTCCGCGAGGTGCAACGGCGCGCCGGCGCCGGCATGGGCGGCGACTACCCGTCCAAGCCGATGGCGGTGTACGTGACCATCTGGGACGGGTCCACCTGGGCGACTGAAAACGGCAAGTACACGGTGGATTACAGGCACGGGCCTTTCACCGCCGAGTTCTCGGGGCTCGTCCTGCGCGGCTGCCCTGCCGACGCCACCGGTGACATCCGCCAGCTTCACCGTGCCACCTCCGTGCACCGGTGCGCGGCGAGGGAGCGGGAACTGACGACTGCGGAGTACGCGGTGATGACGGCGCGGAAGCGTGCGGCgatgaggaggtggaggtggaagcAGACGCTGTACACGGTGTGCTACGACACAGACCGGTACCCGGCGGCGCTGCCGGAGTGCGACGTGAATGCGGTGGAGCGTCAGATGTTCGAGCGGTGGGGCGAGTCCAAAGTCGCTTTCCGCTCCAGGCAGCGTCGAGTTGAGACGCCGCTCGCGCCGCCGTTGGTGTCCATGAACATGATGCAGGCAGACTGA